The Anomaloglossus baeobatrachus isolate aAnoBae1 chromosome 5, aAnoBae1.hap1, whole genome shotgun sequence genome includes the window tttcctttttttttcctccttttttccccctttttttttcctccctttctcctttttttcctttttttttcttctcttctctatttttcctttttttctgctgtCAACATTCAGAACTTTATCCACCTTCTCACGTGCCCATGAGTCACGAGGAGGATGATGACGTCATTAGTGAATACGTGGCGTTCTTCCAACATACATATGCGAGCGATTGGCCTCTttttcgctatagtattctctgcacatttgtcctgaggaagaggacggatatgtccttgaaacgcgtagaccgatgactAAGAAAGGGTCACAACCAGGTGAAGTGTAAGAGGCACAAAGAACTTGTCCTCGCAGTGAATATCAGCCTCTACAACAGTGCTGGCTaagcaccaaaatcatattaactcacacataagttGTCCTATACTAACAATCTTTCTCTTTCATTTGTCTGTGTACCTAGGCTGCAGAATGCTAACACTTTGTAATATACTGCCTGTAAACATTCTGCACCATTTCCTAGATACACTACTTAGTCATGTGACCGGCTCTCTCCTAATTCTGGAGGAACTGCTCACACCCCGACTAGTATTTTCATGTCTGTCAAAGACTGGTCATTACATTACAACTGAAGCCACACCCAGTTACTGCCAGCCCCACCCCTGAAACCACGCCCAGTTACTGCCAGACCTACCTCCCGCCTCCTGATGCAGCTAGCAGTGGAAGGACTTCTCTGATTGGATGAAACAGACCAATCAGCTGTTTGCTGAATTGAATGGTGGAAATTAAAGCTGAAAGCTTCTTTCTgcacctttaaggctgctttcacacaacattttcttagcatgcgtcatgaacgtttttttgcagcagaagcggatcctgtttttgcaaagaaaaacgcatgtgttattttgcaggatcctgtcactttaagtttatgggcaggcattggagtcatgtgatcgggagtgaggggaactgaacgtgaaagactgggagccgacatctgacagctgcagaggctcgtaaccaaggtaaacatagggtaacttgcttggatacccgatatttacattggttacgagcgtctgcagctgctaggagccggctgcctgctccctgcacacgtaaccaagataaacatcgggtaactaagaccgcggttacccaatgtttaccttggttatgagcgtcctccgctttcaggcgggggagagtggagtgagagggggagggagagagagagagggagagagaaactgatcacaccaggctggtttctgggcatgctcagtagagcaagcaggatcctgtctatcagcatgccagtgttcacatgcgtttgcatgcagtatagtcaggatccagcaatttgcagtatttggacacagctcaaaaacgctacaagtagcgtttttgaaaaaagttaaaaaactgcaagtcgctggatcctcactataacgcaggtgaacgcaggtgaacgctggcatgttgacgcgagtccattgcaaatgcattgaaatgaaaacgcatttgcactggatccgtttttgcattaaaaaaaacgttcatgacggatgttaaaaaaacgtagtgtgaaagccgcctaagtcTGGGGAAAGACTAAAGATCCTGCCAGGATCTTTTGGTCACATGAAACAATTATGTGACTGGAAGAAAGAAATAAGAAGGTGTAAcacccactcctttcctgacacccCAGGAAAGAAAAGGCTTCTACATAGGTGAGAATAATGTGCTGTgtgtttatctattatctatctgtttatgtttctattatctatttatctattatctatttagctTAGAGTCGAGTCAGGCAGTCTCTGTGACCTGCAATAGCTGAAGAGCGGTAAacctaaggccccatcacacataacgagatcgctaacgagatcgttgccgaGTCACAATTTCTGTTACGTAGcaacgatctcaccagcgatctcgttatgtgtgacacctaccagcgatcaggcccctgctgtgagatctctagtcgttgccgaatggtccggaccatgttcttcaaaggcgatgtcctgctgggcaggacgcatcgctgtgtttgacacctaccaacaacctTCTAACAGGGTCCCatagcccgccgagatcgttatacaggtcgctcatcgttactgcgtcgttggtaaggtctgactgtgtgacatctctccagcgacctcccagcgactaacCTAGCGAtctttatcaggtcgtatcgttgttgggatcgctggtaagtcgttgtgtgtgactaggcctttactgatgtcaccgctcttcagaggAGCCGGGGCTTGAGCAGCATGACCTAGGATTGCCTGTAGGGAAAATCTATGGCGTGCCAGAATAATGCTCTATAAGCTTTATCCATTGGATTCGCTGGACTATGTCGGACCAGagtgggatttttttttataaaataaagtaATAAATGAGGGAAAGTGTGTGGAAGTTTTTAGTTCAATAAactatttttgtgggtttttttctttttacttatggagttagtaatgggggtgtctgatagatgcctctgcaTTACTAATTAATTCATTTTCCTTTTCCTTCTCTAGCCCTTATAAAGAAGTCAGGAATGACacgaaaagaggcagaaatttagattaggatCCAGTTTACagttataccttggcgtggtaactgggctcaagtaaacttatacaattttatttgcaaagtaactcattttttccaccaaaaatattttttcatgttttctttgcagtaatgcattttcacattccaatgttcactGTTATGATTCGGTAACCGTGAAGGATTACAGAaattcccattggtgaaaaaacaccaagaaacaggagtagttgaaACCTGGGCTGACCATAAtcctctatcagacaacactagaagtagccgtggagcattcctaaaaaccTATATGCcatgtcacagcctgagaaactagctacgcctcacagaaaaaaatgaggaaatctaccttgcctcagagtagtcccaaaggagtaggtagccccccacatacaaagattacggggatataggaaaacacaatattcAGACAGGAAAAATAGATCTAGCAAAGGCGAAGCcccactaacttgatacaaagaaaaagaaaggaacggattgtggtcagtacaaaatccctatagaaaaataccaaactcctaatagtaaaaatggccctggaggtcatacgacctcacccccactataccaagtactcctgtaaataatgggagaacaaaatacaaaaaaaggacacaaaaatacaaaacagtaaataatcaaaatagacagggataaaatcccttttcctgcaggagagctagcacaggggaaacccccatgctcacaacacaatagaaacaaaacttcacctgcaagtaaacagatacaaagcaaaacgaggaaaaacaacaccctaaggtgtacaccaggaagcaaggcaaaaactgaacacttatctgcagaagtcttgctcgggGTTACAGAGAAGGACAAAGCTCCAAGCtgaacagagactgaggaatataAAATTATAACCGGTGCCTGCAGGGCAAAAagagctctcctatatagaccagacttgtctgcaataggacttccccaattcccaattaacgccgacacctgtctgagtcacaagctcagattcagctccactactattcatggccaccagagggagcttcagaacagcacccacacagacgaccttCACACCAGTTTACCCTATACATCAATTTGCTTTTTCTCCTTCCCTCtatttgagtgcaactgctatttttgataatgtatgctatgttcagtttgcaccagttcagactataataTTAGAAGTGCTGGCAATTCTTGTATTTTATTTTTCTAAATGAAACTGCAGCAAGGGGACAAGGGTTTTCCAAAATCAGAAAACCCTAGAACAGTATGCagtaagctccctctggtggtggtggcaggcagtgggaaTTTCTGAATTCAGCTCTCTTGCTAAGCAGgggatttggagctctgtatcaggataTATAAATATATTTCTGAAAATAAATTGGCACAGAGTTTCATGCCTAAACCTGGTGTAACAAATCCTGGAATTTACaacaaagaaaataataaaaatgtcattACCTCCAAGAGAAACATCACCAATGCCCCAATCACTGAGATAGTTTCACCAAATAATCTTAGCTCATCCATGGGTGTGTTGTAAGATTCctaaaaataaaaaagtgcaaTTTGGTGAAAAGAAAACATTACATATTTTCTTCCCATTCTGCCTATTTCCCTTGAATTAATTGCTGATGGACCTTGTTGATTGTTTTCTCTTTCTTTGTTTTTTATGTTTACATTCTAAACTTTTAAATTTCAGAGTGTCGAGACTTTCTCACCAGAAGGTTCATCTGTTTGAGGACGGTAATATCCCGAGGATTTGTTGACCGGTTTCTTAGAGGCTTAAGAGGTCGATTAGCACAGCACAGGGAGACACAGGTCATATATAAAACATAGAATGCAGCCAGAAGCAAGAAATATGGCCGCCCAAACCTCCGCCACTTCTCATCGATAAGCTCCTTTACAGGAGACACGTCTAGAATTCGATGTgcctagaaacaaaaaaaatccaaaaagaagtttcTACATAGTTACCCTTATGCCTAAATATCTTCATTTTAAGTAATTGCAAACAGAATATTTTACAAAATCATactaataaagtaaaaaaaatacccTAAAAGGGATAAATGtcaaaaaatataaattaacattcaaagaatatatataaaaatttactAAGAAAGTATTTTTTTATGTAGAGCAGTTACCTCAGTCTTACGAGAGGTGGCAATGAGATGGAGAACAGAACATGGAGTTCCCCAGGAGTCAATCTCGGTCATGTCGTACAGGGTGTACGTTGTTGGACCCATTGACCGCAACGTCCGGGCTCCCTTTTTGAGGAGATGCTGGAACATCTATAGAGAGAAGTCAATAAGTACAAATAGGGTAGTTTTCACCAAAATATATCCTCAAGGCTGGGATAACATTGTTCACTTTTGTTGCCCTGATGATCTCAGTGCATTGGATACTATCGGTGGGAGCAGGAGCCTATTGACTTAGTGTGGTCAATCAGGTTCCTTCGTAGTTTCCACTGTTTTGAAAAGAAGCAGGTACTTATTTGTTCCTCTGCCCAaaaagccaacacagtctctaaACTAAGCCTCTGAAGTAGTGTTAACAGAAGCTTACATAGGAGTAATTAGTCCAATTTTACATTTGTTTGGGATGTATCATGAGTCTGTTATGGACTAATGTGACCCCAGGGGatttgggatcagaaggtcacagcgtttagttgattgcagatcctctttagtgcctCCTCATCATTTATCCTGAGTaggagcttatttaattccatttggtgctgaatgggttaaggttcctttctgtCCGGTTGTGATTGACATGTAGATGTTTATcttagctgcagccactccctttctCTACATAAACCTACTACTTACTCTCTCCTATGTTGGCTATAGTTCtttctatgctgacctgtgaagaGCTAGCTCTGGAGGAAGCTGTGGTTATCTTTCCAGTGGAGAAGagttaggccagggccacacggggcactagtgtgatgctcgcatgacactcggctcacgctggcagcacagcaggggtCGAGTTGTCATGCGAGTATCCctccgactgaggtccgactgtgcgagcggacctcagctgcagggggcgggccagcactgaggaggggcgggccgacactgagaaggggcgggccagcgctgcggaggagtgggccggcattgaggaggggtgggccagcgctgcggaggggtgggccggcactaaggaggggagggagggatttctctccctctctcctccgtagccggctattgcgattctcgctctgcacgcgcggtacaccagtgtaccgcgagtgcagtgcaatttttctctcaccccattcacttgaatgggtgcgaaagaaaagagtctcacattacaatcgcatcatgctgcgattgttttctcggtccgattggggctgagaaaacaatcactcatgggtgctgacacataggctaatattggtccgagtggaatgcgatgttttattgcactccactcgcaccgattttctcgccgtgtggcttagaccttagcaTTTTTGTTGCATCTGCCTCCCTTGGTTGTCCCCCTTCCTTCATGTTGTCTTTATATTAGTAGTAAGAGTAGTGTCTTGATGGCCTGCGCATTAGTCAGGGCTAGTCCAGGGTCAGTAAGGACCTAGGCATGTGATCGCCcacgggggaaggacccatctagggatgatTGGGACCTCAGGGATAAGCCATAGGTGTTAGGTGGTGGCCGGTCTCCCTATCGTCAGGGTCTTCCTTTTACATCTTCTCTGGTTTACCCCTCCTCTTGTGCCACACGTCAAGCGTTCCCTCTCTCCAGCATCACAGGAGGCTCCACCACAAATTCTGTCATATCTGATGAACTGTTCTTCTCTGTAAAATTATGGACACCACAACTCTACTTTGACAAATCCTATCGCAGGTCAATAAGTTTCTTCTGAAACAATCTGGCAATTAATGGATCCACCACCGTGTTATGATTTCCATTACAAGCAGATCAATAGTGTTTTTCAGAATAATTATCCACTTTTTTCATCCTACTATCTCTTACCACAACATTTCCTTCAGCTGCAGCCATCTTAAAAGGGGTGAGACCTTGATTATTCATTACTTGGTCCAAACGAGGGCCAGTCGGCTCAAAGTCCAGTGAGAGGAGTAAGTCATACATTTGGCAAAACATAGGCTTATTAGGCTGAAGGGTCAGGATGTGAAGGGCGGTATTTCCTACAAGAAGGATTGGTCATTAGTGAGAACATCAACACAGGTTTGCTACTTGGATAGGTGGTATGGAGAGTTTGACTCTTACCCCAGCAGTCCTGAGCGTGCAGGTTTGCCCCATTTTGCACAAGTAACTTGACTATTTCTTTGTTTCCTACACAAGCAGCGAAACTTACAATATGTTCCCCTAAGGAGAAGAATACAAGATATATAAAATTATGCTACATATACAGAAGCTGTAACTATGTAAAGAGCTTGTCTTCTGAAATCTAAGGCTTCATGATGATGCAAGAACACCTACAATGCACAGAAAAATTGTGACAAAATCGAAACGTTCAATGGTTTACCATGCAAAAAATTATTCTCCCGAGTCATGACTAGTGGATAAATCACAATATAGTTGATATTTATTGTGTTGAGTATTAGGTCACTTGTGGCCCATTGTGGCTACAGATATTCTATGATTTTACCACAACCCACAGGTAGAAAGGAGTGAATTTCCAGATATTGGTTTTGGGCAAATTTCCCACCGATTCGATTCTAACTAAATTGGTCTGAATCGAAAGTGCTCGAATTGAAATTTATGATAATGACTGGTCTCTTAAAACCACAAAGGGCAATAAATAGAGGGAAgagaaagagttaaaaaaaataagaCTAAAAaacatattatactcacctgtcttagACCCTCATATGACACTTTATGCCACCGCAGCTCCCAGCCATCACAGTCCTCTCTGCAGGTCCTTGGTTCTTCTAGGGGTCAAAGCACATCATTGATGAAGAACAACACAGCTCGGAACATGGTGAGTTGTGGTGGCATAGCCAGTGTAAAAAGTCAGGTGAGGGTCTATGACAGGTGAGTATGATTTGTTTTTTCATGTCAACCACTTTTTGACCCTCAAAATAATCCTGAAAGTGTCTTCCAGTTGGATTCAGGCAAACAAAATCCTTAATATTTTTGGGgtggattcactcatctctactggtagACAATGCTATTTTATCATAAACCCTAGCCTAAAATGAAGAAATGTACCCTTGAGTCCCCTTGTGTTAGGCCATTTTTATTACAGCTCCTACTTTCTCACCTCAAATGGCGATCAGCTTTAATCGGTGGAGTATAGTAGCAGTAGGTGCTCCATTTCCCTGTGGCACCATCACAAAACAAATTATTACACAGTGAAGACCCAAAGTAATGGACAATATTGGTTCTCCACTCTGGTCAAGAGACGATGACCCTCCTCTAATCATACCGAATTGCTCAACAGGGTTCTTGAATATATAAGGAAGAGATGGAGCAAACAGATTTGGATCCTTGTCCTGTTTAAGCTCCTGAGCAGTCACCTTGTTTGCCATGGCATGCATGGCTATAACTGTATTGATGAAGATTATAGTTATTTATCTGTTCCTAGATCCAGGACCAGGTTTTGCTTCCATCTGCAATAGCCAGCTCCCTCTTTATATGTCTGTACCAGGCCAGGAAGCACTAATGATTTCATCATCCTAAGGTTTTAAAGGTCAGCTTAGGTGGCCACCCACTGTCTGAGTATTCATTAGGTTCAGCACTCTGTTACCACATGCTTTTCCTAGCATTGACTTTATCTTCCACTTGGCTCCATTCGTTATCTTCCCAGCTACTCCTGACTGCAATCTAGGAGCCAGCTGTTACTTGTAAACACAGCTCAGCTGTGTCAAGTTATGTTAACAACCTCTCTGCTATCCTGATGATGTCCATATTTGCTATTCTGCTATACCTGTGAGTAACCACATTCCTGTAAGCAAGTAAACAGTTTGTGTATACATATCTGCTATTTCTGTGTGTAACTGCATCTCTGCAAGCAAGTATCCAGGTTgctcatacatatatacacatatatatatatatatatatatatatatatatatatatatatatatatatatatatatatatatatatatatatatctgctacTTATGTGAGTAACCTTATCCCTGAAAACAAGTAACTAGTTTGCTTCTATAAATCTGCTATTTCTGTGTGtaactgctgcatctctgcaatcaAGTTACCAGTTTGCTTATACATATCTGCTATTTATGTGTATAACTGCATCTCTGCAAGCAATTTACCAATTTGCTCATGCATATCTGCTATTTCTTTGTGTAACTGCATCTCTGCAAGCAAGTTAACAGTTTGCTTTTACATCTCTATTATTCCTGTTTATAtttgcactttcacaaggataTTACCAGTAACCCTTTACTCCTGTGTCATTCCTATGTGTAACTGTCCATTTCCCACGTGAGCCCATAACAATTTCTATATCCCACTATGTGTAATATTTGAAATGAGCATCACATTAGAGTATCTTTTGTGCAGATAGTGAAGAAACAGGAGGATACTTGGACATTTTTTCTCAGAGCTATAAAGAAACCAGCAGAGTTATTTAAAGTATGGGTACAACAATCATTATACCAAAATAGAACAGGCTGTTGGGTTTTTGGGTGAAGAAACTGCCGGTGGCTCTTGGAGAAGACACATCCGCCCCTCGGTGTAAGAGCATCTTGATGAAATTCATATTTTGATTGACAGTTGCAATGTGAAGAGCTGTCTGTCCTGTAGAAAAGACAGCAAGCAATGGAGATTAGGAGGAGAATGTTACCGGAAGCTCAAAATACTGCGAATTCAATGGATGTGAGATATGTGCAGATGGCTTTAATCTTTTGCTTTTTTCATTAGCCACCTCTATGGTCTTGAATCTGGAATCACTCGACCACTAGTACAGTCCACAGTGAATATCTGCATTTCAGTGTATAGTCAATAGGTTCATGGCTGCCATGACTGCTCATCATTGGAGAAAGGGACGGAATATATTGGGTAGATCTGTACACCTCTGTTTTCTTACTTTGAGAAATAGCTAATGACTTCTGCCTATAAGTTTAAGAAATCAGTAGGATTCTTAAGACCTGGACCCCCAGAGATAAAAACTACTACGGTAGTTATTCTATCAATCTTTTATTCTTTTAAATGTAGTTACCCTGTGAACGATTTATTTAGGGGAAGGGGGGATtatagtgttaaaaaaaaaaaaatctgaggtCTATTTCCTAATTTGCATTTTTTTAAGTCTTGTGATAttccgtgacttttttttttttttcaaccaaaTTCAAATTGATGCAATTGGTTCATGAATTtttcacaaaataaaaaaattgctcTTTATTTTTGTCTAACATTTTTGCAACTCTTTAGAGCAAACATTTACCTGTTCCTCCAAAATATTGCAATATTTGCACAAAAATAATTCAGGCATATATACATTTACTTCAATAGGGAAAGTGGAAAACATCTGAGCAAAAAACAAAGTTTTTCAAAAGTCAATTAATCAATCAGCCAAAAATTATCTATAAACCCCAAGCCCTGGCCACAATAAGGAAAATACAAAGGGAACACATTTAAAATAGACTTTAAAAATGGTgcaaattaaaagaaaaataaagtgcAAATGATAAACAAgcacaaaacaccaaaaaaagattaaaaaaaaaaggtgcaaatgcaATAAAGAATCCAGCCCTGTGTGAATAATAAGTCAATTTTCTCAATACTACATTCTTTTTTGCAAATCTATTAAAGCTGCAAATTCCAATTAAATGGCATCATTTATAAATCTGTTAGTTTTATGTGAAACGGGAATTAGACtaaaaaaatgtattctgtacTCCACATATTATTTACATTCATTGCCTTGTATATCAGCCTCTTAGCGAAATAGTGAATATTTTGTGAAGCCCAGACCTTGGTAGATCTCAGAAGTCATGGGAAGGTTCAGCAGGTACGGAGCCTCGGTGAGGAGAATTTCTGCCACTTCCAGGTTGTCATATAAAGCCGCCATATGCAGGGCTGTTTCTCCTATAGCGCCTATCACAATAaaggacaacgatatttggtgaagTCTTGGTAATCCACCAGTGTGTTTTGTTCTTAGtaagcatgtgtgaccaccactcctatagtcaGTGAATGAAATGATAGTGAGCATGTGCgagcaccactcctatagacagtgaatggagtgatagtgagcatgtgcgaccaccactcctatagacagtgagtgGAGtaatagtgagcatgtgcgaccaccactcctatagacagtgaatggagtgatagtgagcatgtgcgaccaccactcctataggcagtgaatggagtgatagtgagcatgtgcgaccaccactcctatagacagtgagtgGAGTGATAGTTagcatgtgcgaccaccgctcctctagacagtgaatggagtgaaagtgagcgtgtgcgaccaccactcctatagacagtgaatggagagaTAGTGAGCATctgtgaccaccactcctatagacagtgaatggagtgataGTGAGAATGTGTGTCCACCGCTCCTTTTGACAGTGAATGGAGTGATAGTGAGCATGATCGACCAccgctcctatagacagtgaatggagtgatagtgaacatgtgcgaccaccactcctatagacagtgaatggagtgataGTGAGCATGTGCGATCACCACTCCTacatacagtgaatggagtgatagTGAGTATGTGCGACCACCACTCGTACATACAGTGAATGCAGtgatagtgagcatgtgcgaccaccactcctatagacagtgaatggagtgatagtgagcgtgtgtgaccaccactcctatagacagtgaatggagtgatagtgagcatgtgcaaccactcctatagacagtgaatggagtgataGTGAGCATatgtgaccaccactcctataaaCAGTGAATGGAGTGATAGTGAGCATGTGCGATCACCACTCCTacatacagtgaatggagtgatagtgagcatgtgcgaccaccactcgtACATACAGTGAATGCAGtgatagtgagcatgtgcgaccaccactcctatagacagtgaatggagtgatagtgagcgtgtgtgaccaccactcctatagacagtgaatggagtgatagtgagcatgtgcaaccactcctatagacagtgaatggagtgatagtgagcatgtgtgaccaccactcctatagacagtgaatggagtgatagtgagcatgtgcaaccactccTATAGGCAGTGAATGGAGtgatagtgagcatgtgcaaccaccactcctatagacagtgaatggagtgatagtgagcatgtgcgaccaccactcctatagacagtgaatggagtgatagtgagcatgtgcaaccactgctATAGGCAGTGAATGGAGtgatagtgagcatgtgcaaccaccactcctatagacagtgaatggagtgatagtgagcatgtgcgaccaccactcctatagacagtgaatggagtgatagtgagcatgtgcaaccaccactcctatagacagtgaatggagtgatagtgagcatgtgcaaccaccactcctatagacagtgaatggagtgatagtgagcatgtgcaaccaccactcctatagacagtgaatggagtgatagtgagcatgtgcgaccaccactcctataggcaGTGATTAGTAGTATCTATAGATTAGTACATGTGAAGCGTCATCTCTTGCCTCGCTGGAAGGGATCACATTTGTCTAATGACAGGATCTCCCTCAGAAGCTCCACGTTATTCATTTTTGCAGCTTCAAGGATCGGCATCTCCTTGATCCTAAAATGGCAAAATATAGTAAATAAGGCAGTAAAGAGGGTCACACAGAGGGGTAACTGCACCCCACAGTAAAATATATCAGACCGGCCCTGGACCATTAATAATACCAGTGTCTTCTGATATGACGAGGGGGGGGGGAGACCCTTAGACACTTCCGAGGCCCCAGTGCGACTGATCCAAGGGCCAAATTTGTCCTAAACTGTCAAGATATTTTAAAGTTGATAATTTATGATATCAATGAATGAATTACACAGATCCCTAATATTTATCAAAATGGCAGATGTGGCATTAATTATTTGCTCCAAGTCAAAAGACACATTAACACGACAGGCCAGATTTATCCAAACTTTAGTGctcatagcaaccaattacagcgcagctttcattttaccagtgcTGTTTTCAAAATGAAAGctgaactctgattggttgctatgggcaacagacaTTTTTGATTACTGAGGCCTACTCTTCCTTGAGCCACCCATTTTTGGTACAAATGACAACTATAATTTTCAATTAATAAAAGATAGACGAGACCTAATATATTTGGGCCATTTTGACTCCTCTAGGCCTCCCTTCCTTGAGGCCTTGTTACTTAGAGGAATATTTTTTGGTGTGGTATGACCATATCAGAGGACGGGGTTTGAATTTGTGAAAGTAATAATAAATCTTCCCCATTGTGTCTTATATAAAAGGTACGGGGGATTTCCATTCAGCGAGCACTATCAGGACGCTCACTGAACCCCTTCATTGAAAGATACCTTCTTTGCTGCCGCAGGTCTGTGTTAATGTCCGGTTCCTTCATATCTAAGCAGTAATGTTCATGTTTGGATTCCTTTCTCATGTTTCTGTCATATCtgaaatattgcaaaaaaaaaaattaaaaaaaatcataaattatAAATGAAAAGCCTCAATGTTTTTATCATTTTA containing:
- the LOC142313214 gene encoding transient receptor potential cation channel subfamily V member 6-like; translation: MRKESKHEHYCLDMKEPDINTDLRQQRRIKEMPILEAAKMNNVELLREILSLDKCDPFQRGAIGETALHMAALYDNLEVAEILLTEAPYLLNLPMTSEIYQGQTALHIATVNQNMNFIKMLLHRGADVSSPRATGSFFTQKPNSLFYFGEHIVSFAACVGNKEIVKLLVQNGANLHAQDCWGNTALHILTLQPNKPMFCQMYDLLLSLDFEPTGPRLDQVMNNQGLTPFKMAAAEGNVVMFQHLLKKGARTLRSMGPTTYTLYDMTEIDSWGTPCSVLHLIATSRKTEAHRILDVSPVKELIDEKWRRFGRPYFLLLAAFYVLYMTCVSLCCANRPLKPLRNRSTNPRDITVLKQMNLLESYNTPMDELRLFGETISVIGALVMFLLEVPVLMRTRASTLFQDTVSGGLFHFILFFFSCSVLFTLALRLTNSPGEVIPMSLALVFGWCFLIYFARGFQMLGPFTIMIYKITFGDLLRFFLLMMIVIIGFGTAFYIIFQTEDQSQMGVFFSYAISLYSTYQLFINVINSPANYAVDLPFGYSLIYFFFTLISNLLMLNLLIAMMGDTHWRVAQERDELWRAQLAATTVMLESKIPLRFWPRLGICGSEYGLGNKWYFCIKKENQEESGVMSTSVSQDAQNVRNNSTSSSNRDSIENGNNAAKRNSSRGWQIIRRATIDQLQGSSRQEVYLI